A part of Capsicum annuum cultivar UCD-10X-F1 chromosome 6, UCD10Xv1.1, whole genome shotgun sequence genomic DNA contains:
- the LOC107872936 gene encoding oleosin 1 translates to MQTTHPPARHEQQQLSRQVAKTTTAVTVGGSLMVLSGLTLAATVIGLAIATPLLVIFSPVLVPAVITVGLILGGFLASGGFGATASFVFYWMYRYVTGKHPIGSTKIDYARDKIAHAAHDVKEKAEQLGHQAQQQTEGSKRGAFY, encoded by the coding sequence ATGCAGACTACTCATCCACCAGCTCGTCATGAGCAGCAGCAACTCTCTCGTCAGGTGGCCAAGACCACCACTGCTGTCACCGTTGGTGGCTCACTCATGGTGCTTTCCGGGTTAACGCTGGCAGCCACCGTTATTGGTCTAGCTATTGCTACCCCATTGTTGGTGATTTTCAGCCCTGttctggtacctgctgtgataACTGTTGGGTTGATCCTTGGTGGGTTCTTGGCTTCTGGTGGTTTTGGAGCTACTGCATCTTTTGTGTTCTACTGGATGTACAGATACGTGACCGGGAAGCACCCGATTGGGTCGACCAAGATCGATTACGCGAGGGATAAGATTGCTCATGCGGCACATGATGTGAAGGAGAAGGCTGAGCAGTTGGGGCATCAAGCACAGCAGCAGACTGAGGGTTCAAAGAGAGGAGctttttattaa